In Phyllobacterium zundukense, one DNA window encodes the following:
- a CDS encoding ABC transporter permease: protein MLNVKNIPISAWIGLIITAVFLFAAIFAPWVAPYSVGETVGDVWEPMSAKYLLGTDNLGRDLLSRMIYGARITIFIAAMATALSFILGSVLGFAAAVIGGWLDQLMSRFVDLIMAIPTLIFALVVLSVLPANVITLILVMGLLDATRVYRLARAVAVDINVMDFVEAAKLRGEGKIWIIFREILPNALTPLIAELGLRFIFAVLFLSALSFLGLGVQPPDADWGGMVKENKEGIVFGIPAALIPAAAIAVLAISVNLVADWILNRTTSLKGGRG, encoded by the coding sequence ATGCTGAATGTTAAGAATATTCCCATCAGTGCGTGGATCGGTCTGATTATTACAGCGGTCTTTCTATTCGCGGCGATTTTTGCTCCCTGGGTCGCACCATACTCTGTGGGTGAAACGGTTGGTGACGTCTGGGAACCCATGTCGGCAAAATACTTGCTCGGTACGGATAATCTCGGGCGTGACCTGCTCTCCAGAATGATTTATGGGGCGCGGATCACGATTTTCATTGCGGCGATGGCCACGGCACTCTCCTTCATTCTGGGCTCCGTGCTTGGCTTTGCCGCAGCGGTGATCGGTGGCTGGCTCGATCAGCTGATGTCGCGCTTTGTAGATTTGATCATGGCCATTCCGACGCTGATCTTTGCGCTGGTGGTTCTTTCGGTGCTTCCGGCCAATGTCATCACACTGATACTGGTCATGGGCTTGCTGGATGCTACCCGCGTCTACCGCCTGGCACGGGCGGTCGCCGTCGATATCAACGTTATGGATTTCGTCGAGGCGGCAAAGCTGCGCGGCGAGGGCAAGATTTGGATCATTTTCCGCGAGATCCTTCCCAACGCACTGACTCCGCTGATCGCCGAACTCGGCCTGAGGTTCATCTTCGCCGTGCTTTTCCTTTCGGCACTCTCGTTTCTCGGTCTTGGTGTGCAGCCGCCGGACGCGGACTGGGGTGGCATGGTCAAGGAAAACAAGGAAGGCATCGTCTTTGGCATCCCGGCAGCGCTCATTCCCGCTGCGGCAATTGCCGTCCTCGCGATTTCCGTCAATCTGGTCGCTGACTGGATACTGAACCGTACCACCAGCCTAAAGGGAGGGCGCGGCTAA
- a CDS encoding carnitinyl-CoA dehydratase has protein sequence MTEVIRTRREGGILEVTLDRPKANAIDLMTSRLMGETFRKFRDDPELRVAIVQTEGDKFFCAGWDLKAAAGGDAVDGDYGVGGFGGLQELRDLNKPVIAAVNGMAVGGGFELALSCDLIYASDHSSFALPEIRAGTLADAATVKLPKRIPYHVAMDLLLTGRWMDVAEAHRWGLVNEVLPKDKLMERVWEIARMLESGPPLVFAAIKEVAREAESMGFQDAMNWITKRKFRTVDTLYASEDGQEGFRAFAEKRDPVWKGK, from the coding sequence ATGACTGAGGTTATCAGGACGCGGCGCGAAGGCGGTATTCTCGAAGTCACGCTGGATCGGCCGAAGGCCAATGCCATCGACCTGATGACAAGCCGGCTGATGGGAGAGACATTCAGGAAATTCCGCGACGATCCCGAGTTGCGTGTCGCCATCGTCCAGACCGAAGGCGACAAGTTCTTCTGCGCCGGCTGGGACCTCAAGGCGGCCGCAGGTGGCGACGCGGTCGACGGCGACTACGGCGTCGGCGGCTTTGGCGGCTTGCAGGAACTGCGGGATCTCAACAAGCCGGTAATTGCTGCGGTCAATGGCATGGCGGTCGGCGGCGGATTCGAACTCGCCCTCTCCTGCGATCTCATCTATGCCTCCGATCATTCGAGCTTCGCCCTGCCGGAAATCCGCGCCGGAACCCTCGCCGATGCGGCAACGGTAAAGCTGCCCAAGCGCATCCCTTATCATGTCGCCATGGACTTGCTCCTGACCGGGCGCTGGATGGACGTTGCCGAGGCGCACCGCTGGGGCCTGGTCAACGAGGTGCTTCCAAAAGACAAGCTGATGGAGCGGGTCTGGGAGATCGCGCGCATGCTGGAAAGTGGCCCGCCATTGGTTTTCGCCGCTATCAAGGAAGTGGCCCGCGAGGCCGAAAGCATGGGTTTCCAGGACGCCATGAACTGGATTACCAAGCGCAAATTCCGTACTGTGGATACGCTCTACGCCTCTGAAGATGGGCAGGAAGGCTTCAGAGCCTTCGCGGAAAAGCGTGACCCGGTGTGGAAGGGAAAATGA
- a CDS encoding alpha/beta hydrolase translates to MTTDYSVLIDEETWAFIERTNSFYPPDAVNLSVEQQRDVYNTMCRAFFAGYPESVSSADRFIDARDRKIPIRIYEKRDSDPEAVCLYFHGGGFVVGGLDSHDDVCAEFCEATGFRIISVDYRLAPEHLHPAAFRDCLAAFEYVASTSDLPLVLCGDSAGGNLAAAVSHHVRLHDRAPIGQVLIYPGLGGAADQGSYLTHAEAPMLTTRDTLYYANLRGGGFNWSTDPRFAPLNATDFSGLPDTIIISAECDPLSDDGRHYRDKILAAGGKAIWNNEPGLVHAYLRARHSVERARASFRRITAAVHLLGQGRWPGQL, encoded by the coding sequence ATGACGACAGACTATTCGGTTCTAATCGACGAGGAAACTTGGGCGTTCATAGAACGTACCAACAGTTTCTATCCGCCCGATGCGGTCAATCTTTCGGTGGAGCAGCAGCGCGACGTTTACAACACCATGTGCCGGGCATTCTTCGCCGGCTATCCGGAATCGGTGTCGTCGGCTGATCGTTTTATCGATGCACGTGACCGTAAGATACCGATCCGTATCTACGAAAAGCGCGACAGCGATCCGGAAGCTGTCTGCCTTTATTTCCACGGCGGAGGATTCGTCGTCGGTGGGCTCGATAGCCATGACGACGTTTGCGCAGAGTTCTGCGAGGCGACCGGGTTTCGGATCATCTCGGTAGATTACAGGCTCGCGCCCGAACATTTGCATCCGGCCGCCTTCAGGGATTGTCTTGCAGCTTTCGAATATGTGGCATCAACCTCTGATCTGCCCCTTGTTCTCTGTGGCGATAGCGCCGGGGGTAATCTCGCAGCTGCCGTTTCGCATCATGTGCGCCTTCACGATCGTGCCCCAATTGGTCAGGTTCTCATTTATCCCGGCCTCGGCGGAGCAGCCGATCAGGGTTCTTACCTGACCCATGCGGAAGCGCCGATGCTGACGACGCGTGATACGCTCTACTACGCCAACCTCAGGGGTGGCGGATTCAATTGGTCGACCGACCCGCGTTTTGCCCCCCTAAATGCCACGGATTTCAGCGGATTGCCGGACACCATCATCATCTCCGCCGAATGCGATCCATTGTCGGACGATGGCCGGCACTATCGGGACAAGATTCTGGCAGCGGGCGGCAAGGCGATCTGGAACAACGAGCCGGGTCTCGTACATGCCTATCTGCGCGCTCGTCATAGCGTCGAGCGCGCCCGTGCAAGCTTCCGGCGCATCACGGCGGCGGTGCATCTGCTCGGCCAGGGCCGCTGGCCGGGCCAGCTCTAG
- a CDS encoding acetate--CoA ligase family protein → MASHKLDRLLRPKTIAVFGGLQATEVIKQSQKMGFAGEIWPVHPKHDEILGLKVYRSVADLPGSPDAAFVGVNRFLTLGIVRELREAGAGVAVCYASGFLEADADDADGARLQEELVEAAGDMPIIGPNCYGLINYCDGALLWPDQHGGRRLGPDERGVAIITQSSNIAINMTMQTRGLPIAHVMTAGNQAQTGLPDMAIALLEDERVTALGLHIEAFQSAAKFEALAKRARELGKPVVAMKVGRSAQARAATVSHTASLAGSDAASDAFLRRLGIARVNSIASFLETLKLLHVHGPLDGNTLCSMSCSGGEASVMADSAEGRDVTFPALTPEHRARVKSTLGPLVAVANPLDYHTFIWNNEPALTETFTAMVSGGFALSYLVLDFPRKDRCSDVDWWSTVRGFESALKTNKAKGAIVASIPENIPEEYMAGLMEKGIAPLCGITEAFDAAEAAAVIGKAWRKPLGSAVAAAEQAPTADANTPDEAKAKAILKKAGLPVPDGRRCTTSDEAVAIAEHLGYPVALKALGIAHKSEHNAVRLNLKDATAIKSAADDLVGLGSGLYVERMVTGAIAELIVGIVDDPQFGPVMTLGTGGVLVELLQDTATMLLPSSREDTEAALRALRMFPLLDGYRGKQKADLDAALDAIMGIAAFAVANTGRIAELDINPLLVCGVGQGAWIADALLVTKGELK, encoded by the coding sequence ATGGCATCGCATAAACTCGATCGTCTGCTACGACCGAAAACCATAGCTGTCTTCGGTGGTCTTCAGGCCACCGAAGTCATCAAGCAATCCCAGAAAATGGGTTTTGCCGGCGAAATCTGGCCGGTGCATCCCAAACATGACGAAATACTGGGCCTGAAGGTTTACCGCTCCGTCGCCGATCTGCCCGGCAGTCCCGATGCGGCCTTTGTCGGCGTCAATCGCTTTCTGACGCTCGGCATTGTTCGGGAACTGCGTGAAGCTGGCGCTGGTGTTGCCGTATGCTACGCCTCCGGCTTTCTGGAGGCCGATGCCGATGACGCGGATGGCGCGCGCCTGCAGGAAGAGCTTGTGGAAGCCGCTGGCGACATGCCTATCATCGGACCGAACTGCTACGGCCTGATCAACTATTGCGATGGCGCCCTCCTCTGGCCCGACCAGCATGGCGGACGTCGCCTTGGCCCAGATGAGCGCGGCGTCGCCATCATCACGCAATCTTCCAACATTGCCATCAACATGACGATGCAGACGCGTGGTTTGCCCATTGCCCATGTGATGACCGCCGGCAATCAGGCGCAAACCGGCCTGCCGGACATGGCCATCGCGCTGCTCGAGGACGAGCGTGTGACCGCATTGGGGCTTCACATCGAGGCCTTTCAATCAGCCGCGAAGTTCGAGGCTTTGGCGAAACGCGCCCGCGAACTCGGCAAGCCTGTCGTTGCCATGAAGGTCGGGCGTTCGGCACAGGCCCGGGCGGCGACCGTTTCGCATACGGCGTCGCTAGCGGGATCGGATGCTGCATCCGACGCGTTCCTGAGACGCCTCGGCATTGCGCGCGTCAACTCAATCGCCTCTTTTCTCGAGACGTTGAAGCTTTTGCATGTGCACGGGCCGCTCGACGGAAACACGCTGTGTTCGATGAGCTGTTCCGGTGGCGAAGCTTCGGTTATGGCCGACAGCGCCGAGGGCCGAGACGTTACCTTCCCAGCCCTGACACCTGAACACCGCGCCCGCGTGAAGTCTACGCTCGGACCGCTGGTCGCCGTCGCCAACCCGCTGGATTACCACACCTTCATCTGGAACAACGAGCCGGCGCTGACCGAGACTTTCACTGCCATGGTGTCGGGCGGCTTCGCGCTCAGCTATCTTGTTCTGGATTTCCCACGCAAGGACCGTTGCTCGGATGTCGATTGGTGGTCAACTGTTCGTGGCTTTGAAAGTGCGTTGAAAACCAACAAGGCCAAAGGGGCCATTGTCGCGTCGATACCGGAGAATATCCCGGAAGAATACATGGCCGGCCTAATGGAAAAAGGCATTGCGCCGCTCTGCGGTATTACCGAAGCTTTCGATGCAGCAGAAGCAGCGGCCGTCATTGGCAAGGCATGGAGGAAGCCATTAGGTTCTGCGGTCGCGGCAGCCGAACAGGCTCCAACCGCCGATGCAAATACACCCGACGAAGCGAAAGCCAAGGCCATTCTCAAAAAGGCTGGTCTGCCCGTTCCCGATGGGCGCCGCTGCACAACTTCCGATGAGGCAGTCGCGATTGCCGAACACCTTGGCTATCCGGTCGCGCTCAAGGCGCTGGGTATTGCACACAAATCCGAGCACAACGCAGTACGCCTCAACCTGAAAGATGCTACCGCCATCAAATCCGCTGCTGATGATCTAGTCGGTCTTGGTTCCGGTTTGTATGTAGAGCGGATGGTAACAGGTGCGATTGCCGAACTCATCGTCGGCATTGTCGACGACCCGCAGTTTGGCCCGGTCATGACACTTGGCACAGGCGGCGTTCTCGTGGAATTGTTGCAGGATACCGCGACGATGCTCCTGCCTTCGAGCCGTGAGGACACCGAGGCCGCGCTGCGCGCGCTGCGTATGTTCCCGCTTCTCGACGGCTACCGTGGCAAGCAGAAGGCCGATCTTGATGCTGCGCTGGACGCGATCATGGGCATCGCCGCATTCGCTGTGGCCAATACCGGCAGGATTGCCGAACTCGATATCAACCCGCTGCTGGTCTGTGGCGTGGGACAAGGCGCTTGGATTGCCGATGCGCTGCTGGTGACAAAGGGAGAGCTGAAATGA
- a CDS encoding ABC transporter ATP-binding protein, which yields MAKRPVDRSGLLLDIRNLRIEATSYPPGEPPRNVVIVDNVSVKLERGKVLGLIGESGAGKSTIGLSSMCYGRGGVRITGGEVVLNGRDLLKGGPGLLRQVRGREVCYVAQSAAAAFNPARKLMDQVIEAALLHKICTKAQAEKRAVGLFKKLGLPNPDTFGERYPHQVSGGQLQRAMTAMALCSEPDLIVFDEPTTALDVTTQIDVLASIKDAIRDTNVAALYITHDLAVVAQVADDIIVLRHGKQVEYGHTHQIIKAPRQEYTNQLVSVHHIPHVENNPADAPILSVKNVTAAYGGGLVRVLKNVSVDIHLGQTLAVVGESGSGKSTLARAITGLLPPMEGAITFDGRTLSPRLANRTRNDLRELQMIYQMADTAMNPRQTIGTIIGRPLEFYFGMRGKQRDARIAELLEKIEMGKGFADRYPAELSGGQKQRVCIARALAAKPKLIICDEVTSALDPLVADGILKLLLDLQKDENVAYLFITHDLATVKSIADSIAVMYRGEVVRYGPKSEVLKPPFDDYTDLLLSSVPEMELGWLEETMKNRRMASAGN from the coding sequence ATGGCCAAACGTCCAGTAGACAGATCCGGCCTTCTGCTCGACATTCGCAATTTGCGCATCGAGGCAACCAGCTATCCGCCGGGGGAACCGCCGCGCAACGTTGTCATCGTGGATAATGTGTCGGTCAAGCTCGAACGCGGCAAGGTTCTCGGTCTGATCGGCGAATCCGGCGCAGGCAAATCGACTATCGGTCTTTCGAGCATGTGTTACGGGCGCGGCGGCGTGCGTATCACCGGCGGCGAAGTCGTGCTCAATGGGCGCGATCTCCTCAAAGGCGGCCCTGGCCTTCTGCGTCAGGTTCGTGGACGGGAAGTGTGCTATGTCGCTCAATCCGCGGCGGCAGCGTTCAACCCGGCGCGCAAGCTCATGGACCAGGTGATCGAAGCAGCGCTGCTGCACAAGATCTGTACAAAGGCGCAAGCGGAGAAACGCGCGGTTGGCCTGTTCAAGAAACTGGGTTTGCCTAACCCGGATACGTTCGGTGAGCGCTATCCGCACCAGGTGTCGGGCGGGCAGTTGCAGCGCGCCATGACGGCCATGGCGCTATGTTCCGAACCGGACTTGATCGTGTTTGACGAGCCAACGACGGCGCTGGACGTGACGACGCAAATTGACGTGCTCGCCTCGATCAAGGATGCAATTCGCGATACCAATGTTGCAGCGCTCTATATTACCCACGACCTCGCGGTCGTTGCACAGGTGGCGGACGACATTATCGTGCTGCGACACGGCAAGCAGGTCGAATATGGTCACACGCACCAGATCATCAAGGCGCCACGGCAGGAATACACCAACCAACTCGTCTCGGTGCATCATATTCCGCATGTGGAGAACAACCCGGCTGATGCGCCGATCCTTTCCGTGAAGAATGTCACGGCGGCGTATGGCGGTGGCCTGGTTAGGGTGCTGAAGAATGTCTCGGTGGATATTCACCTCGGCCAGACGCTGGCTGTCGTTGGAGAGTCCGGTTCGGGCAAATCTACGTTGGCCCGCGCGATTACCGGGCTGCTGCCGCCGATGGAGGGGGCGATCACGTTTGACGGGCGGACATTGTCGCCGCGCCTTGCCAACCGTACGCGCAATGATCTGCGCGAATTGCAGATGATCTACCAGATGGCCGACACGGCGATGAACCCGCGCCAGACGATCGGCACCATCATTGGCCGGCCGCTGGAGTTCTATTTTGGCATGAGGGGAAAGCAGCGCGACGCCCGCATCGCCGAACTTCTTGAGAAGATCGAAATGGGTAAGGGGTTTGCCGACCGTTACCCCGCCGAACTTTCGGGTGGGCAGAAGCAGCGTGTCTGCATCGCGCGCGCTTTGGCCGCGAAGCCCAAACTCATCATTTGCGACGAGGTAACCAGTGCGCTCGATCCGCTCGTGGCGGACGGCATTCTCAAACTGCTTCTGGATTTGCAGAAGGATGAGAATGTGGCGTACCTCTTTATCACCCATGATCTCGCTACTGTAAAATCAATCGCAGACTCCATTGCGGTCATGTATCGCGGTGAAGTGGTGCGCTACGGCCCGAAGTCGGAAGTACTGAAGCCGCCATTCGACGATTACACGGACTTGCTACTGTCGTCCGTGCCGGAAATGGAACTTGGCTGGCTGGAGGAAACCATGAAGAACCGGCGCATGGCCAGCGCCGGGAACTAG
- a CDS encoding ABC transporter permease: MSAPVLKLVAQRIAMGLLLLLAVSVLIFVGTQILPGDVAQSILGQSATPQALENLRRDLGLNDPAYIRYLRWLGGILTGDLGTALSSGQDIATSLKGRLWNTLFLASAAALVSIPLAIGLGLLAVRYRNGFVDKLISGLGLASTSLPEFFTGYLLIYFVAVRLQWFPSVSTVYDDMPLGERLSAIALPVTVLTLVVLAHMMRMTRAAILNVMQSAYIETAELKGLSPLQIITRHAFPNAIAPIVNVVMLNLAFLVVGVVVVEVIFVYPGMGQYLVDHVAKRDVPVVQACGLVFAAVYISLNIVADIVAIVSNPRLRHPK; encoded by the coding sequence ATGAGTGCACCTGTCCTGAAACTGGTGGCCCAGCGCATTGCGATGGGCCTCCTTCTCCTCCTTGCGGTCTCTGTGCTGATATTTGTTGGCACGCAGATTTTGCCCGGAGACGTTGCGCAATCCATTCTCGGGCAGTCCGCCACGCCGCAGGCGCTTGAAAACCTGCGGCGTGATCTGGGACTGAACGATCCGGCCTATATCCGCTATCTGCGTTGGCTTGGCGGCATCTTGACCGGAGACCTGGGGACGGCTCTGTCCAGCGGTCAAGATATTGCCACTTCGCTGAAGGGACGGCTGTGGAACACGCTGTTTCTTGCCTCTGCGGCAGCGCTGGTTTCCATACCGCTGGCGATCGGTTTAGGATTGCTGGCGGTGCGCTATCGCAACGGTTTCGTGGACAAGCTCATTTCCGGCCTTGGTCTCGCTTCAACATCCTTGCCGGAGTTTTTCACGGGCTATCTGCTGATCTACTTCGTCGCTGTGCGGCTGCAATGGTTCCCGAGTGTCTCTACGGTTTATGACGACATGCCGCTCGGTGAAAGGCTGAGCGCCATCGCCCTGCCGGTGACGGTACTAACCCTGGTCGTTCTGGCACATATGATGCGTATGACAAGGGCGGCAATCCTCAATGTGATGCAGTCGGCCTACATCGAAACGGCGGAGCTGAAAGGGCTTTCGCCTCTGCAAATCATCACTCGCCACGCATTCCCCAATGCGATCGCTCCGATCGTCAATGTGGTCATGCTCAATCTCGCCTTTCTGGTCGTTGGCGTCGTCGTGGTGGAAGTTATCTTTGTCTACCCCGGCATGGGCCAATATCTGGTCGATCACGTGGCCAAGCGCGACGTTCCCGTCGTACAGGCTTGCGGGCTGGTTTTCGCGGCTGTCTATATCAGCCTCAATATTGTTGCTGACATCGTGGCGATTGTTTCCAATCCCCGCCTCAGACATCCGAAGTGA
- a CDS encoding acyl-CoA dehydrogenase family protein, which yields MEFGLSEEQRLIVDTTRAFVENELYPHEAEVERTGILRKELAEELKQKAMEAGLYAANMPESVGGAGLDTVTWLLYEKELGRANYALHWTCVGRPSNILLAGTDAQKEKYLFPCIRGEKSDCLAMTEPGAGSDLRGMKATAVEKGGDWVVNGTKHFISHALEADFVILFVASGEEDTPRGKKKKITAFFVDKGHPGMTIREGYRNVSHRGYTNAIIEFDDCRLPQDAILGEVHKGFEVANTWLGATRLQVAATCLGRAERALGHAIEYAAHRQQFGQQIGKFQGVSFKLADMATELKAADLLTFEAGWKFDQGTVTDQDMAMAKLKATEMLAFVADEAIQIHGGMGLMDDLPLERIWRDARVERIWEGTSEIQRHIISRALLRPHGA from the coding sequence ATGGAATTCGGTCTTTCGGAGGAGCAAAGGCTGATCGTCGATACGACCCGTGCCTTTGTCGAGAACGAACTCTACCCGCACGAAGCGGAAGTTGAGCGCACGGGTATCTTGCGCAAGGAACTTGCCGAGGAACTGAAGCAGAAGGCTATGGAGGCTGGGCTTTATGCAGCAAACATGCCGGAATCCGTAGGCGGAGCAGGTCTCGATACGGTGACATGGCTGCTCTATGAAAAGGAGCTGGGCCGCGCCAATTATGCGCTGCACTGGACCTGTGTCGGTCGTCCGTCGAACATCTTGCTTGCGGGTACCGATGCGCAGAAGGAAAAGTACCTTTTTCCGTGCATCCGCGGTGAAAAGTCCGATTGCCTGGCCATGACGGAACCGGGTGCCGGTTCCGACCTGCGCGGCATGAAGGCGACAGCCGTCGAAAAGGGTGGCGACTGGGTCGTCAACGGTACGAAGCACTTCATCAGCCACGCGCTTGAAGCGGATTTCGTCATCCTCTTCGTCGCCTCCGGCGAAGAGGACACGCCGCGCGGCAAGAAAAAGAAGATCACTGCCTTCTTCGTCGATAAAGGCCATCCCGGCATGACCATTCGCGAAGGTTATCGCAACGTCTCGCATCGCGGCTATACCAATGCCATCATCGAGTTCGACGATTGCCGTCTGCCGCAGGATGCGATCCTTGGCGAAGTGCACAAGGGTTTCGAAGTCGCCAACACCTGGCTCGGCGCAACACGCCTGCAGGTGGCAGCGACATGCCTTGGCCGCGCCGAGCGGGCGCTTGGCCACGCCATCGAATATGCGGCCCACCGCCAGCAGTTCGGCCAGCAGATCGGCAAATTCCAGGGCGTATCCTTCAAACTGGCGGATATGGCGACGGAATTGAAAGCCGCGGATCTGCTTACCTTCGAGGCGGGCTGGAAATTCGACCAGGGCACGGTGACTGATCAGGACATGGCGATGGCCAAGCTCAAGGCGACCGAGATGCTGGCCTTCGTCGCCGACGAGGCGATCCAGATTCACGGCGGCATGGGGCTGATGGACGATCTGCCGCTCGAGCGCATCTGGCGCGACGCCCGTGTCGAGCGCATCTGGGAAGGCACATCCGAAATCCAGCGGCACATTATTTCCCGCGCCCTGCTCCGCCCGCACGGCGCGTGA
- a CDS encoding carnitine 3-dehydrogenase: MAGIRKAAAVGGGVIGAGWVARLLLNGVDVSIFDPDPEAERKVSEVMKNSRRAYKTMLPDGLPKEGKLTFAKSIQEAVAGADFIQESVPERLDLKHKVLAEIDRHAAVDAIIGSSTSGILPSDMQTAMKHPERLVVGHPYNPVYLLPLVEIVGGKLTSPEALEKARELYASIGMKPVVIRKEIEAFVGDRLLEAVWREALWLIKDDITTVEELDDIMRYSFGIRWAQMGMFQVYRVAGGEAGMRHFIAQFGPCLSWPWTKLMDVPELTEELVDKIANQSDEQAHGLSIRELERIRDDNLVAIMEALSRQNKGKGWGAGALYKDYTKRLSKLAQKPAISKAAEKAKTSKPKKKKG, from the coding sequence ATGGCAGGTATTCGCAAGGCCGCAGCTGTCGGCGGCGGTGTTATCGGTGCGGGTTGGGTAGCGCGCCTTCTTCTCAACGGCGTAGATGTCTCGATCTTCGATCCTGATCCGGAAGCAGAGCGCAAAGTCAGCGAGGTGATGAAGAATTCTCGCCGCGCCTATAAGACCATGCTGCCGGATGGATTGCCTAAGGAAGGCAAGCTGACCTTCGCCAAGTCTATTCAAGAGGCCGTTGCCGGCGCCGACTTCATCCAGGAAAGCGTGCCGGAACGGCTCGACCTGAAGCACAAGGTTCTGGCGGAAATCGACAGGCACGCCGCGGTCGACGCGATCATCGGTTCATCGACATCCGGCATCCTGCCCTCCGACATGCAGACAGCCATGAAACATCCGGAGCGGCTGGTCGTCGGCCATCCTTATAACCCTGTCTATCTGTTGCCGCTGGTCGAAATCGTCGGTGGCAAACTGACATCGCCGGAAGCTCTTGAAAAAGCCCGCGAACTCTATGCCTCAATCGGCATGAAGCCAGTGGTGATCCGCAAGGAAATCGAAGCCTTTGTCGGTGACCGTCTGCTTGAAGCGGTCTGGCGCGAGGCGCTTTGGCTGATCAAGGACGACATCACCACCGTCGAAGAACTCGACGACATCATGCGCTATTCGTTCGGCATTCGCTGGGCGCAAATGGGCATGTTCCAGGTCTATCGCGTCGCCGGTGGCGAAGCAGGCATGCGTCACTTCATTGCCCAGTTCGGCCCGTGCCTGTCTTGGCCCTGGACCAAGCTGATGGACGTGCCGGAACTAACCGAAGAATTGGTCGACAAGATCGCCAACCAGTCCGACGAACAGGCGCATGGCCTGTCCATTCGTGAACTCGAGCGCATCCGCGATGACAATCTGGTTGCCATTATGGAAGCCCTCTCCCGCCAGAACAAGGGCAAGGGCTGGGGCGCTGGCGCGCTCTACAAGGACTACACCAAGCGCCTGTCGAAGCTGGCACAGAAGCCAGCCATATCCAAAGCTGCTGAGAAGGCAAAAACCAGCAAGCCCAAGAAAAAGAAAGGCTAA